One segment of Sphingomonas qomolangmaensis DNA contains the following:
- the ykgO gene encoding type B 50S ribosomal protein L36 yields the protein MKIVNSLKSLKGRHRDNRVIRRRGRVYVINKTNRRFKARQG from the coding sequence ATGAAGATCGTCAACTCCCTCAAGTCGCTCAAGGGGCGGCACCGCGACAATCGCGTGATCCGTCGTCGCGGTCGCGTGTACGTCATCAACAAGACCAACCGTCGCTTCAAGGCGCGCCAGGGCTGA
- a CDS encoding M14 family metallopeptidase — protein MTIEISAAFDSGNIELVGIEGDRVDLEIRRDAHSDFFQWFHFRVSGAADRTLTFRILNAGKAAYAFGWPGYRARVSTDQVEWPMTDTSYADGVLSFTHRFEGDAAWFAYFAPYSMDRHRATVARIAAMPGVSHRSLGNSLDGQPIDCLRIGDGPKQVWFYARQHPGESMAEWFMEGLLEKLTDPDDAVARALREKVTLHCVPNMNPDGSARGHLRTNAAGVNLNREWHAPTLDRSPEVLAVRDAMDATGVTFAMDVHGDEAIPANFIAGFEGIASWTDAHGAKFYDYGRRLAANTPLFQTERGYEKSAPGRANLSMSTNQLAERFGAVSMTLEMPFKDHDPSPDPVYGWSPDRSKQLAHACLVTLAEVIDTL, from the coding sequence ATGACGATCGAGATCAGCGCCGCGTTCGACAGCGGCAACATCGAACTGGTGGGAATCGAGGGCGACCGCGTCGACCTCGAGATCCGCCGCGACGCCCATTCGGATTTCTTCCAGTGGTTCCACTTCCGCGTGTCGGGCGCGGCGGATCGGACGCTGACCTTCCGCATCCTTAATGCGGGGAAGGCGGCCTATGCCTTCGGCTGGCCGGGCTATCGCGCGCGGGTGAGCACCGATCAGGTCGAATGGCCGATGACCGACACATCCTATGCCGATGGCGTGCTCAGCTTCACCCACCGGTTCGAGGGCGACGCGGCGTGGTTCGCCTATTTCGCGCCCTATTCGATGGACCGCCACCGCGCGACGGTCGCGCGGATCGCCGCGATGCCCGGCGTTTCGCACCGGTCGCTCGGCAATTCGCTCGACGGCCAGCCGATCGATTGCCTGCGGATCGGCGACGGCCCCAAGCAAGTGTGGTTCTATGCGCGCCAGCATCCGGGCGAATCGATGGCCGAATGGTTCATGGAAGGGCTGCTCGAAAAGCTGACCGATCCCGACGACGCCGTCGCACGCGCATTGCGCGAAAAGGTGACATTGCACTGCGTCCCCAACATGAACCCCGACGGATCGGCGCGCGGCCATCTGCGCACCAATGCCGCGGGGGTGAACCTCAACCGCGAATGGCACGCCCCTACGCTCGATCGCAGCCCCGAAGTGCTCGCGGTGCGCGACGCGATGGACGCCACCGGCGTGACATTCGCGATGGACGTCCATGGCGACGAGGCGATTCCCGCGAACTTCATCGCCGGGTTCGAGGGCATCGCGTCGTGGACCGACGCGCATGGCGCCAAATTCTACGATTATGGCCGGCGCCTCGCGGCAAACACCCCGCTGTTCCAGACCGAGCGCGGCTATGAGAAATCGGCGCCGGGGCGCGCCAATCTGTCGATGTCGACCAACCAGCTCGCCGAGCGCTTCGGCGCGGTGTCGATGACGCTCGAAATGCCCTTCAAGGATCATGATCCCTCGCCCGACCCGGTGTATGGCTGGTCGCCCGATCGTTCGAAGCAATTGGCGCATGCGTGCCTCGTGACGCTCGCCGAGGTGATCGACACGCTGTGA
- a CDS encoding DUF1244 domain-containing protein: MMTDIDQLDDHTAAAAFRRLVRHLQHRTDAQNVDLMGLAGFCRNCLGDWVADAGGLSKDEARGAVYGMPYTQWKAEHQQPATPEQIARMEASVALNARVEQEAALDEALEDTFPASDPPAMTEPK, from the coding sequence ATGATGACCGATATCGACCAGCTCGACGACCACACCGCCGCCGCCGCCTTCCGCCGGCTGGTGCGCCATCTGCAGCATCGCACCGACGCGCAGAATGTCGATCTGATGGGGCTGGCGGGGTTCTGCCGCAACTGCCTGGGCGACTGGGTGGCCGATGCCGGCGGGCTGTCGAAGGACGAAGCGCGCGGCGCGGTGTACGGCATGCCCTATACGCAGTGGAAGGCCGAGCACCAGCAGCCCGCGACGCCTGAGCAGATCGCGCGGATGGAGGCGAGCGTCGCCCTGAACGCGCGCGTCGAGCAGGAAGCGGCGCTCGATGAGGCGCTCGAGGATACGTTCCCTGCGAGCGATCCCCCCGCGATGACCGAGCCCAAGTAA
- a CDS encoding HAD family hydrolase, protein MATGPTAVIFDIGNVLFSWHPRFLYERLIGDDRALSTFVEQVVTPEWHFQHDEGRPFAETSAELGARFPEHAELIALWGPRFNDSVGGPMPGMFEIVEALDDAGVPLFAITNFSAEFWPAFRAAWPQLFDRFRDIVVSGAERLVKPDPAIYALALDRFGLRAQDAVFVDDNPANVAAACAMGIDSVAFTDAAVFRARLVEVGLLA, encoded by the coding sequence GTGGCAACTGGTCCGACCGCCGTTATTTTCGATATCGGCAACGTCCTGTTCAGCTGGCATCCGCGGTTCTTGTACGAGCGCCTGATCGGTGACGATCGGGCGCTTTCGACGTTTGTCGAGCAGGTCGTGACCCCCGAATGGCATTTCCAGCACGACGAGGGGCGCCCCTTCGCCGAGACCTCGGCCGAGCTCGGCGCACGCTTCCCCGAGCATGCCGAACTCATCGCGCTATGGGGGCCGCGCTTCAACGACAGCGTCGGTGGGCCGATGCCGGGGATGTTCGAGATCGTCGAGGCGCTCGACGACGCGGGGGTACCGCTGTTCGCAATCACCAATTTCAGCGCCGAATTCTGGCCCGCGTTCCGCGCCGCCTGGCCGCAGCTGTTCGATCGTTTCCGCGACATCGTGGTGTCGGGTGCCGAGCGGCTGGTGAAGCCCGATCCCGCAATCTACGCGCTGGCGCTCGATCGATTCGGCTTGCGCGCGCAGGACGCGGTGTTCGTCGACGACAATCCGGCGAATGTCGCGGCCGCCTGCGCGATGGGGATCGATAGCGTCGCGTTCACCGACGCCGCGGTGTTCCGCGCGCGGTTGGTGGAAGTGGGGCTGCTGGCGTAG
- the pyk gene encoding pyruvate kinase, whose amino-acid sequence MTKAIAPRSRKVRILATLGPASNTPEMIGRLFEAGADAFRINMSHGDQASKVPVIEAIRAMEKIYDRPTTILADLQGPKLRVGRFAEGKVLLEVGKRFVLDRDPTPGDANRVELPHREIFVAIARDARLLLDDGKLVLRVTDHDDEQIVTVVEVGGWLSNSKGLNVPDVVLPMAALTEKDVSDLAFAVEQKVDWIALSFVQRPEDLAEARKLIGGKTALLAKIEKPSAVARLEEIVEACDGVMVARGDLGVELPPQSVPPLQKRIVETSRRLGRPVIVATQMLESMITAPTPTRAEVSDVATAVYDGADAIMLSAESAAGDWPVESVAMMDAIANAVERDPMHGDRVHFTVLKPDPTTADALAEAAKNIAVTASASAIICFTLSGSTARRIARERPGVPILVLTPKKETARRLGLLWGVHAVVTRDVASFEEMVAKAKRMALRNHIAKGGDRVVVCAGVPFGMPGSTNVLHVTQIIGDELKNYPGER is encoded by the coding sequence ATGACCAAGGCAATCGCCCCCCGTTCGCGCAAGGTGCGCATTCTCGCCACGCTGGGCCCCGCGAGCAACACCCCCGAGATGATCGGCCGGCTGTTCGAGGCCGGCGCCGATGCGTTCCGCATCAACATGAGCCATGGCGACCAGGCATCGAAGGTGCCGGTGATCGAAGCGATCCGCGCCATGGAGAAGATCTACGATCGACCGACGACGATCCTCGCCGATCTGCAGGGCCCCAAGCTTCGCGTCGGCCGCTTCGCCGAGGGGAAGGTGCTGCTCGAGGTCGGCAAGCGCTTCGTGCTCGATCGCGACCCGACCCCGGGCGACGCCAACCGCGTCGAGCTGCCGCACCGCGAGATTTTCGTCGCGATCGCGCGCGATGCGCGGCTGTTGCTCGACGACGGCAAGCTGGTGCTGCGCGTCACCGATCATGACGACGAACAGATCGTCACCGTCGTCGAGGTCGGCGGGTGGCTGTCGAATTCGAAGGGGCTGAACGTTCCCGATGTCGTGCTGCCGATGGCGGCGCTGACCGAAAAGGACGTGAGCGACCTTGCCTTCGCGGTCGAGCAGAAGGTCGATTGGATCGCGTTGAGCTTCGTCCAGCGCCCCGAGGATCTGGCCGAGGCGCGCAAGCTGATCGGCGGCAAGACCGCTTTGCTCGCCAAGATCGAGAAGCCGAGCGCGGTCGCGCGGCTGGAGGAAATCGTCGAGGCGTGCGACGGCGTGATGGTCGCGCGCGGTGATCTCGGCGTCGAGCTGCCGCCGCAATCGGTGCCGCCGCTCCAGAAGCGGATCGTCGAGACCTCGCGCCGGCTGGGCCGCCCGGTGATCGTCGCGACGCAGATGCTCGAATCGATGATCACCGCGCCGACGCCGACCCGCGCCGAGGTGAGCGACGTCGCGACCGCGGTCTATGACGGCGCCGATGCGATCATGCTCTCGGCCGAGAGCGCGGCGGGCGACTGGCCCGTCGAATCGGTCGCGATGATGGATGCGATCGCCAATGCGGTCGAGCGCGATCCGATGCATGGCGACCGCGTGCATTTCACCGTGCTCAAGCCCGATCCCACCACCGCCGATGCGCTGGCCGAGGCGGCCAAGAACATCGCGGTGACCGCGTCGGCGAGCGCGATCATCTGCTTCACGCTGTCGGGATCGACCGCGCGGCGAATCGCGCGCGAGCGGCCCGGCGTGCCGATCCTGGTGCTGACCCCCAAGAAGGAAACCGCGCGGCGGCTGGGGCTGTTGTGGGGGGTCCATGCCGTGGTCACCCGCGACGTCGCCTCGTTCGAGGAGATGGTCGCCAAGGCCAAGCGGATGGCGCTGCGCAACCACATCGCCAAGGGCGGCGACCGCGTGGTGGTGTGCGCCGGCGTGCCCTTCGGGATGCCGGGGTCGACCAACGTGCTGCACGTAACGCAGATCATCGGCGACGAACTGAAGAATTATCCCGGCGAGCGGTGA
- a CDS encoding glycosyltransferase family 87 protein, which produces MIGSPREARFGGSEPRRGWTWLAPWIVGNLVVLGLFALDLRHLDGGMVSPGAYWGRDFVNVWTAGRLLIEGRLELLYDLAGYHRFQLEQFGRIGQHNYSYPPLALPLALPFGLLPYPVALLAWLGATGWFFVRAARSWWVRATGLPAWLVLATPAGLVNIWAGHYGFLIGGLLLYGWRNLEARPVLAGICFGLLAIKPHIAILVPLMLLARGEWRAIGAAAVTVVVLVAGSAALFGIDRWIEYITVTLGVQAALIDAGNSFFRFMSTSLATGLLHWSMPRTTAFAIHWAQAALAAAMVVHGARRGSTQQVALLAATATFLVLPYAFNYDLTVSAMAAGMLLYVPRLQGWERRLVLGGFMAAQLGMVLVAAGIPGIALLLWGLFVAQYRSTVTATVER; this is translated from the coding sequence ATGATCGGTTCGCCGCGCGAGGCGCGGTTTGGCGGCAGCGAGCCGAGGCGCGGTTGGACATGGCTTGCCCCCTGGATCGTCGGCAATCTGGTCGTCCTGGGCCTGTTCGCGCTCGATCTGCGCCATCTCGACGGCGGGATGGTTTCGCCCGGCGCCTATTGGGGGCGCGATTTCGTCAATGTCTGGACCGCGGGGCGGCTGCTGATCGAGGGGCGGCTCGAGCTGCTATATGATCTGGCTGGCTATCATCGCTTCCAGCTCGAACAGTTCGGGCGGATCGGCCAGCATAATTATTCCTATCCGCCGCTCGCGCTGCCGCTGGCGCTGCCGTTCGGGCTGCTACCCTATCCGGTCGCGTTGCTGGCCTGGCTGGGGGCGACCGGATGGTTCTTCGTGCGCGCCGCGCGGTCATGGTGGGTGCGCGCTACCGGGTTGCCGGCATGGCTGGTGCTGGCCACCCCCGCGGGGTTGGTCAACATCTGGGCGGGGCATTACGGATTCCTTATCGGCGGGCTGCTGCTGTATGGCTGGCGCAACCTCGAAGCCCGCCCTGTCCTGGCGGGGATTTGCTTCGGGCTGCTGGCGATCAAGCCGCATATCGCGATCCTGGTGCCGCTGATGCTGCTGGCGCGCGGCGAGTGGCGCGCGATCGGGGCGGCGGCGGTGACGGTGGTGGTGCTGGTCGCGGGCAGCGCGGCGCTGTTCGGGATCGATCGCTGGATCGAATACATCACCGTCACGCTCGGCGTGCAGGCGGCGCTGATCGATGCCGGGAACAGTTTCTTCCGCTTCATGTCGACCTCGCTCGCCACCGGGCTACTGCATTGGTCGATGCCGCGCACGACCGCGTTCGCGATTCATTGGGCGCAGGCTGCGCTCGCGGCGGCGATGGTGGTGCATGGCGCGCGGCGCGGCAGCACCCAGCAAGTGGCGCTGCTTGCCGCCACCGCGACCTTCCTGGTGCTGCCCTATGCGTTCAACTACGATTTGACGGTGTCGGCGATGGCGGCGGGGATGCTGCTGTACGTACCGCGACTGCAGGGCTGGGAGCGGCGGTTGGTGCTCGGCGGCTTCATGGCTGCGCAGCTGGGAATGGTGCTGGTCGCCGCGGGAATCCCCGGCATCGCGCTGCTGCTCTGGGGGTTGTTCGTGGCGCAATATCGCTCGACCGTGACCGCCACGGTCGAGCGATAG
- a CDS encoding GNAT family N-acetyltransferase, whose amino-acid sequence MRVAQGELEHPATVALLQQHFDSMLAHSPRGACHFLDLSGLAAPEVTFLTAWEGETLLGCGALKAIDAGHGEVKSMRTADHALRRGVAAALLAAIVDAARAQGMTRLSLETGSGEPFAAAVALYLCHGFDWCEPFGDYEATPFNRFMTRAI is encoded by the coding sequence ATGCGGGTCGCGCAGGGCGAGCTCGAGCATCCGGCGACCGTGGCGCTGCTCCAGCAGCATTTCGATTCGATGCTCGCGCATTCGCCGCGCGGCGCGTGCCATTTCCTCGACCTGTCGGGGCTCGCCGCGCCCGAGGTGACCTTCCTCACCGCGTGGGAGGGCGAGACGTTGCTCGGCTGCGGCGCGCTCAAGGCGATCGATGCCGGGCATGGCGAAGTGAAGTCGATGCGCACCGCCGATCATGCGCTGCGACGCGGGGTGGCGGCGGCTTTGCTGGCGGCGATCGTCGATGCGGCACGCGCGCAGGGCATGACCCGGCTGAGTCTGGAGACCGGATCGGGCGAGCCCTTCGCGGCGGCAGTGGCGCTGTACCTGTGCCACGGCTTCGACTGGTGCGAACCGTTTGGCGATTATGAAGCGACGCCGTTCAACCGTTTCATGACCCGCGCGATCTAG
- the gpmA gene encoding 2,3-diphosphoglycerate-dependent phosphoglycerate mutase, with the protein MPTLVLIRHGQSAWNLENRFTGWWDVDLTDKGVEEAKAAGRLLAEKGFDFDLCFTSVQRRAIRTLNLALEEMERLWLPVEKDWHLNERHYGGLTGLNKAETAAKHGDEQVHIWRRSFDVPPPPIEPGSEYDLSADRRYAGIAVPATESLKDTIARVLPYWESRIVPELKSGKRVVISAHGNSLRALVKHLSGISDDEITSLEIPTGQPIVYELNDAMAATDRYYLSER; encoded by the coding sequence ATGCCCACGCTCGTCCTGATCCGCCACGGCCAGTCGGCCTGGAACCTCGAAAACCGCTTCACCGGCTGGTGGGACGTCGACCTGACTGACAAGGGGGTCGAAGAGGCCAAGGCCGCGGGCCGGCTGCTCGCCGAGAAGGGCTTCGATTTCGACCTTTGCTTCACCTCGGTCCAGCGCCGCGCGATCCGCACGCTCAACCTGGCGCTGGAAGAAATGGAGCGGCTGTGGCTGCCGGTCGAGAAGGACTGGCACCTCAACGAGCGGCATTATGGCGGGCTGACCGGGCTCAACAAGGCCGAGACCGCCGCGAAGCATGGTGACGAACAGGTCCATATCTGGCGTCGCAGCTTCGACGTGCCGCCGCCGCCGATCGAGCCCGGCAGCGAATATGACCTGTCGGCCGACCGCCGCTATGCCGGCATCGCCGTCCCCGCGACCGAGAGCCTGAAGGACACGATCGCGCGCGTGCTGCCCTATTGGGAATCGCGGATCGTCCCCGAGCTGAAATCGGGCAAGCGCGTCGTGATCTCGGCGCACGGCAATTCGCTGCGCGCGCTGGTCAAGCATCTGTCGGGGATTTCGGACGACGAGATCACGAGCCTCGAGATCCCGACCGGCCAGCCGATCGTGTACGAATTGAACGATGCGATGGCGGCGACCGACCGTTATTATCTGAGCGAGCGGTGA
- a CDS encoding metal-dependent hydrolase family protein → MRTILTAAALLATTATAIAQTPPAPAPRPAPVVTYIHAGQLLDRPGQRARGQSTIVVRDGKIAEIRDGFAAPEAGAKLVDLKDHYVLPGLIDMHVHLYSTGYPLQARLDETTKDLEDGLLTAMQSARKTLDAGFTTVRDLGGEPRGTRALRDAIARGDVEGPTIVNAGRMVSVTAGHGDANGLRRDFAHVEREGSPELCNGADDCRRATREQIFTGAEVIKFAASGGVGSNIAGGLEAQMTLEEMKAIVDTAHAFGRKATAHAHGKSGIDTALRAGVDSIEHGSYIDDETIALFKARGAYLVPTMHAFESVIRQGRAGERPAASVAKAEQVATVVKESHRRAFASGMKIAFGTDSGVGPHGTNGLEFGYMTAVGMKPIDAIRTATVEAATLLGRADRIGTIEVGKDADIIAVAGDPVADVARLNDVGFVMRRGAVHKLGGQRQGFPAR, encoded by the coding sequence ATGCGAACGATCCTGACGGCAGCCGCGCTGCTCGCTACCACTGCCACCGCCATAGCGCAGACGCCGCCGGCACCCGCCCCGCGCCCCGCCCCTGTCGTCACCTACATCCATGCCGGCCAATTGCTCGACCGCCCCGGCCAGCGCGCGCGCGGGCAGAGCACGATCGTGGTGCGCGACGGCAAGATCGCCGAGATCCGCGACGGCTTCGCCGCGCCCGAGGCGGGCGCGAAGCTGGTCGATCTTAAGGACCACTATGTCCTGCCCGGGCTGATCGACATGCACGTCCATCTCTATTCGACCGGCTATCCGCTTCAGGCGCGGCTCGACGAGACCACCAAGGATCTCGAGGACGGGCTGCTCACTGCAATGCAGAGCGCGCGCAAGACGCTCGATGCCGGCTTTACCACGGTGCGCGACCTGGGCGGCGAGCCGCGCGGCACCCGCGCGCTGCGCGACGCGATCGCGCGCGGCGATGTCGAGGGGCCGACGATCGTCAATGCCGGGCGGATGGTGTCGGTTACCGCCGGCCATGGCGACGCCAACGGGCTGCGCCGCGACTTCGCGCATGTCGAGCGCGAAGGTTCGCCCGAATTGTGCAACGGCGCCGATGACTGCCGCCGCGCGACTCGCGAGCAGATCTTCACCGGCGCCGAAGTCATCAAGTTCGCCGCATCGGGCGGGGTCGGCAGCAATATCGCCGGCGGGCTCGAGGCGCAGATGACGCTCGAGGAGATGAAGGCGATCGTCGACACCGCGCACGCCTTCGGCCGCAAGGCGACCGCGCATGCGCATGGCAAGTCGGGGATCGACACCGCGCTTCGCGCCGGCGTCGATTCGATCGAGCATGGCAGCTATATCGACGACGAGACGATCGCGCTTTTCAAGGCCCGGGGTGCGTATCTGGTGCCGACGATGCACGCCTTCGAAAGCGTCATCCGCCAGGGCCGCGCGGGCGAGCGCCCCGCCGCCAGCGTCGCCAAGGCCGAACAGGTCGCGACCGTCGTCAAGGAAAGCCACCGCCGTGCCTTCGCCAGCGGCATGAAGATCGCGTTCGGCACCGATTCGGGGGTCGGCCCGCACGGCACCAACGGGCTCGAATTCGGCTATATGACCGCGGTCGGCATGAAGCCGATCGACGCGATCCGCACCGCGACGGTCGAGGCGGCGACCCTGCTCGGCCGCGCCGATCGAATCGGCACGATCGAGGTGGGCAAGGACGCCGACATCATCGCGGTCGCAGGCGACCCGGTCGCCGATGTCGCGCGGTTGAACGATGTCGGCTTCGTCATGCGGCGCGGCGCGGTGCACAAGCTGGGCGGGCAGCGGCAGGGTTTTCCCGCCCGCTAA
- a CDS encoding argininosuccinate synthase: MTDPVNRVVLAYSGGLDTSVILKWLQQTYNCEVVTFTADLGQGEELEPARAKAEMMGVKPEHIFIDDLREEFVGDYVFPMMRANALYEGLYLLGTSIARPLIAKRQIEIARMVEADAVSHGATGKGNDQVRFELGYYALAPDIKVIAPWREWDLTSRTALIAYAEQHQIPVPKDKRGEAPFSTDANLLHTSSEGLVLEDPWAEVPGYVFSRTVDPEDAPDRPQVIEIEFEHGDPIAIDGLSMTPATLLAALNELGRTHGIGRLDLVENRFVGMKSRGMYETPGGTILHAAHRAIEQLTLDRGAAHLKDELMPRYAELIYNGFWFSPEREMLQAAIDLSQKKVNGMVRLKLYKGGVHVIGRQSPDSLYSEKVVTFEDDAGAYDQRDAAGFIKLQALRLRLLGRRDQ; encoded by the coding sequence ATGACCGACCCCGTCAATCGCGTCGTCCTCGCCTATTCGGGCGGGCTCGACACCAGCGTCATCCTCAAATGGCTCCAGCAGACCTATAATTGCGAAGTCGTCACCTTCACCGCCGATCTCGGCCAGGGCGAGGAGCTCGAGCCCGCGCGCGCCAAGGCCGAGATGATGGGGGTCAAGCCCGAGCATATCTTCATCGACGATCTGCGCGAGGAATTCGTCGGCGACTATGTCTTCCCGATGATGCGCGCCAACGCGCTGTACGAGGGGCTGTACCTGCTCGGCACCTCGATCGCGCGCCCGCTGATCGCCAAGCGCCAGATCGAAATCGCGCGGATGGTCGAGGCCGATGCGGTCAGCCACGGCGCGACCGGCAAGGGCAACGACCAGGTGCGCTTCGAGCTCGGCTATTACGCGCTCGCGCCCGACATCAAGGTCATCGCGCCGTGGCGCGAATGGGATTTGACCAGCCGCACCGCGCTGATCGCCTATGCCGAGCAGCACCAGATCCCGGTGCCGAAGGACAAGCGCGGCGAGGCCCCCTTCTCGACCGACGCCAATCTGCTCCACACCTCGTCCGAGGGGCTCGTACTAGAAGACCCCTGGGCCGAGGTTCCCGGCTATGTCTTCTCGCGCACCGTCGATCCCGAGGATGCGCCCGACCGCCCCCAGGTCATCGAGATCGAGTTCGAGCATGGCGACCCGATCGCGATCGACGGGCTTTCGATGACGCCGGCAACGCTGCTGGCGGCGCTCAACGAGCTTGGCCGCACCCACGGCATCGGCCGGCTCGACCTGGTCGAAAACCGCTTCGTCGGCATGAAGTCGCGCGGGATGTACGAAACCCCCGGCGGCACGATCCTGCACGCCGCACACCGCGCGATCGAGCAATTGACGCTCGATCGCGGCGCGGCGCACCTCAAGGACGAGCTGATGCCGCGCTATGCCGAGCTGATCTACAACGGCTTCTGGTTCAGCCCCGAGCGCGAGATGCTGCAGGCGGCGATCGACCTGAGCCAGAAGAAGGTCAACGGCATGGTCCGGCTCAAGCTCTACAAGGGCGGCGTCCACGTCATCGGCCGGCAATCGCCCGATTCGCTCTATTCGGAAAAGGTCGTGACCTTCGAGGACGATGCCGGCGCCTATGACCAGCGCGACGCGGCGGGCTTCATCAAGCTGCAGGCACTGCGCCTGCGCCTGCTGGGCCGCCGCGACCAGTAA